In the Vespula vulgaris chromosome 9, iyVesVulg1.1, whole genome shotgun sequence genome, acgTCGGAAGTTCCGACATTGCAAGTAAAAGAGCAATCAAAAAAATCACtgcgaaaaaatattttgaaaagttCAACGATGTCCGTTGCAAAGGTATCGAACGAGATGCCTCAAAATACCGAATTCTTTAAATCAAAACATGAAGCTTTAGAAGCTGCCAAACGTGCGGCTGAAAGTATAAAGGCTAATAAAGATATGAACAAAAATAAGCAAAGAAagcaattagaaaaaatacaacaagagaaagatattaaagCAAAGAAATCAGATGAAGTACTGATAAAAACTTTTACGCGAGGAATTAAACGACTTCCAGCTGATGTTATAGAAAATCTTTCTGATGTACCAATGAATCCatttaaaaagacaaaattattgaaaaatccTGTGCAACAAACTGTAAGATCGCCTACATCCATGATGAAAAATGGATTTACAGAAAGTGGTATTacaaaagcaaagaaaaactATATTCCTTCAAATTCTGGTGGTACAACAGAATTTGATGTTGTTAATctgcaaaaggaaaaaaaattaaaaaagactTCTACCGTAGTTTCTTTTAGAAACAAGATGTTAAGTAGGAATTCGCGATATCCAGTTACATCTTATATAATGTACCTTCAAAAGCAAAAAGTATCTAACAAAGATCAGTGTTTTGCCAagcaattttaaaataatattttaattgataatttaaaatataataatttccgTTTTGCAACTTTTTACGTTTTCTAATAACGGTTATTGCTTGTAATATGCATagtaataatatgatataaatcttGTTATATATGCTAAACGTGTGTTCCAgcgtattttattaaatgataatgatatgtTATAGAAATCAATTTGTTATGTCTCTGCATCAGTTTATTCGTTTTGTCGCAGTTTCGCTGCGCGAAAAATAtcctgaaatataatattgaataaattatcagtttgtttctccttttattttgtttactcCCATATAtgccgtatatatatatatatatatatatatatatatatatatatatatatatatatatatatatatataaaatagtgtattatatcgtaataattacaGTATTAAATATAgccaaaaaaaattgttttattgttcttttgtcgtaataaataaataatcatgaaaaatatgatattagaGATAAACAATTGTACGTACTTTTAAAATTTGTCATTTATTCTGTGCGATTGATAAtctattttcattgttttttgaTAGTATAAAAACTAGGAAATTAACAAAAGTGATTGGTAACTGCATTACGATCTTTGCACATTTTCTGCTTTCTGATTGGTGcactttttaatatctatgtTTTCCGAAGAAATTATTGGTTGAATTACTTTAAGCGCCATAATCTTGAGAAATGAATAAAGCAATGCCAGAAGAATGAAAACTGAAATGATAGAGGGAGCTATATGATCTTTCTACCAATCAAAGTGAATAATCATTGTTGTGGGATATTTTGAAATGAAGCAGTAACCGTTTGCCGCTACAGTTAGAATACGATTTACGAAGGAGGAAGGAATGTTAACGacgctttttctcttcaaactTTCTAAGTTTGCTTTGTAAATTGTAAGCAGTACGTTATTGTCTTAGTTCTGTGAAGAGAGATATgaagtaaaagtaaatattctatttaataaaaataactatcTAGTTGTTGCgcaaatattttgaatttttgaaactaaaaatctatattataaaagtatgTTGACACTTTGCTTTTTCATTTGTgcgtttttctattattttaaacgtactctatcaatttattaaattgattttatatgtTCACATAAACTTTCTCTATGTGAAGTGAAATTAAacctacaatatatatattattaacataacaTTTCATTTTGTAGATGAATAACACATTAGATTCTATACGACCATCAGATAAAACTCACAGCCGTGAAGAAATGTCATATTTGTTTGGTAGAGATCCTAGTATTTTAGCTTATGGACAAAGACCTTGTCCATCtcaagaaacaaagaaaaatttactttctGCATATGAAATTGAATTTGACTCGGCAGAAAACATAGCATCCTTGCTTTCTGATTCACAGTccttaaaaacaataaaagtatatttacgTTTAAAGCCATTTCCAAGAAAAGTTAAGTTATTACCGCAACAAGAAGAAGCTTATAAAGTTATCAATTCCACTACCTTGGCCACAAAGTTGCCATGTTTAGAGAATAACAGTAGTTTTGCAAGATCTAAAACTAGTGAGATCACATCTAGAACGTATACTTTCACTCAAACATTTGGACCAGAAATAACGCAGTTAGAATTATTTGATCAAGCAATAAAGCAACAGATGTTCGATTTTTTAGCTGGACAAAGTTGTAATGTGATGACTTATGGTATGGACTTGTGTATAAAATTTAGatactatttaaatattttacatgtattttatatgaaaatattatttctacagGTACTACAAATTCTGGAAAGTCATATACGTTGCAAGGAACTATCACATCACCTGGTATCATACCACGTGCCttagaatttgttttttctattatcacTCCAAAGCCTATACCTTCATATAAGCCTGTACATCATTGCGAcgcaatttttcttaattctctTGAACGAGCTCAAGAGTTAGAAGCTAAAACTAAATTATTAAGTTTTAGTTCAGTAGATAAAAATCagtatataaatacttacaaGCAAATGCAAACTATATTGCAAGAGGAATCACCACTAAGGCCCAGCGAATGCAGTGATGCTCATTATTCAGTGTGGGTATCCTTTgcagaaatatataatgaaactATATATGATCTTTTGAGTATTgattgtcaaaaaaaaaaagtgccACTAAAACTAGCAACCGATAATCGAGGAAGAGCTTTCATCAAAGGTTTGAATACTGTTTATGTAAATTCTGGTGCAGAGGCATATCAAGTTTTAATGGCTGGccaatataatttaaaagtagcAGCAACAGCTTTAAATGCAAGAAGTTCAAGATCTCATTgtatatttactattaaattattgaagTATTGTTCGGAAAATCTAACAGATTCTGTGGATATAAGCACGTATGTTTTTTTGTAtcctatttaattttttaatacaaaaaattcattatgATTTCTCTGAACAGATTTTCCTTTTGTGACTTGGCTGGTTCCGAACGTTTAAAGAAGACATTGAATATCGGTGATAGATTAAAGGAAGCACAAAATATTAACACAAGTTTGTTGGTCCTAGGGAAATGTTTAAAGTCAATTTATGATGGTCAATTATCAAAACTAAAATCTGAACCTATCATTGGACCTTTCAGGGAATCAAAATTAACAAGATTATTTCAAAGAGCATTATCTGGCAGAGAACAAATTGCTTTAATTGTTAATGTTAATCCTTTACCAAATCTTTATATAGAAACACAAAATGTATTGAATTTTGCAGcaattgcaaaaaaaataatcatagaaccaaaaataaaagaacagagaaaagCAAATTCGAGGTTTTCAAAAATAGTTCAAAAAAGTATACAAAGTGTGACAAATTGGGATGATACAGTTTTGGAAAGTGCAGgtgacaaaataatatatattagtagccagagaatttttatttttaatacatatcaTTGAATGCTTAATAGATTCGCTAAATACAGAGGCAGAGGCAGATATATTGAAGTTTTCTTCTGAAGAAGAATATGAACATTtattaatggaaaataaagaattaagaaaagagattactgatttgaaaaatatggCCTTGACTCGTGACTTCGAAATTCGTCAAGAAATGGTAGATACTTACACTACCATCATAAAGAAGCTTGAGAATGATTGGAAGTACGTATTTatgaattgataatattacatcttttttatatcaatattgtGTATACTACTATATGtagattattatatgtatcacTATAATTGTAATGCACAGGGCTCGTATAAGAGATGTTGAAGAACAACAAGAAGATACCTTGCAATGGTCTATCAAACAAGTTGAAAAATactataaacaaaaaatggcACAGTTAAGCAGTCGAAAAAGGCAACGATCTTGTTTATCCGATGAAAATGATTATGCTGATCAAACTAATGTATTTGAATCTGAAATTTCTCAATTAACTTCTAAAGTAGTGTCTATGAAAGATACTAttcaagaattaaaaaaaagtaatcaagTTTtgagtatagaaaaaaataaaattgaatttgaaTTGAGCTTGACGAAGGATGATTTAAAACATGCGAAATGTTTATTGGATGCTGCTCAGAAAGATCTCTCTAATGGCGAAGAAAcagaatattatatagaagAGATAAAGTCGCAATTATCTTCTAAGGAAGAACATATCAAGGTATTTAGTTTgtgtaaaattttatagaaataaatttgttgtttataatatcttatatatatatatatatatatatatatatatatatatatatatgtttataatgttttagaaacttaaagaatttttgaatgaagcaaaagaagaatatattactattacaaatgatgcacgaaaaaaagaaattcaaataaaagaacaagaggAACTAATGGTAGAATATGAAGACAAAATAGACGAGTTGCAAGAACAATTCGATCGAGCTAATTATTGTCTTGCAGAGCAAACTAAAACTATAGAAGTATTAGAAGATAATAATCAGTCAATGatggataaaatatttgaactaGAAAATAAGCTGAAGTTACTGAATGTAAAGTATGAAGTTACTTCTTGCAAGGAGGAAGTAtgtataactataataatataagtatttaagtaatttttttttttttaatgcgttattgttttaatattgttttttcttgttattaaGATGTcagaaaaatcagaaaattatGTAACAAGTGATTCTTGTGAggatgtaattataaaaacagaATTAATTTCGGAAGATGAAATacaattagaagaaaaaataaataatttggatacaaagaaagagatttctgaagaaaaaataatgcttGGTATGTgattatcgaattaattcgattaaaaacaaaatttattccctttttttatttttcttttttaagaataaattacGATTTACTTTAATTAGAATCAGAGGAAAAAGGAATCCAAACAAAATGTGAAGAGTTAGtatcgaaagaagataaaagctGTCAAACTATTACATTAGTCACACAAGAAGTAATCATGCAAACTAGTATTTTAGAAGAGTTTTCAAAAGAGATATCTGTTCAAacgaatgataatataaattacgaagaaagggagaaagaataCAAAGAACTAAAGGCTAAGTGTaacgaagtagaagaagagtaCAAACAGGCACATATAGTAtgtgatttatataatatccaaATACTAAGACACacaaatcatatatttttaattcgaccataaaagagatttattattattttgtttttcattttcaagaaACTAGGAGATGatcttaaaattataaaagaactgcaagaaaaaattaccgagttagatataaatttagatgctaagcaaaaagaaaaatatgatctAGAGATGTtaatggaagaaaatataaaacaacaGCAGGCGCTGCaggaaaaattagaagaatttaataaaaaggaaaaggataagGACGATGAAATTATAGCTATCCAAAAAGGTTTGTTCTTCtgttgatatttattaaaacgtaatttttattacattatttttaatgtataattattaacgcATTGATAGAACTGAAACAAATGATACAAGCGAAAGATGCCGAAGAAAAATCTACTCTTTCTATGGAAAAAGAACTTAAGGAGACATTGCGAGCTTTGGATGATACCAAGAAAGTTTTATCTTATAAGGAACAGCAAGTGGAAAATTTAGAAACACGGTTGAAATCTTTAGAACAAACAGCAAAGTTTTTGGAAATTCttcaaaaagataaagaggaacAACAATCCGAAAGGGAGAAACTAAGAAAAATCAACGACATGTTAAAAGAAGATCTTGCCACTAAAGAACGTGAAATggaagaatttaaaaagaacagaaatgaaactttaaataaatatgataatttgATAAAGTCTTTACAAGAGGATGTAGACAGACAGAAACGTGAGGttcgtatttcttttgtatttaaagaaatattaatatttttacaagatCCTATAGAGAACGACATATTTTACATAGGTCATGAGGTATCAAGAATTATTTTGTAGACAAACTACACCAACACCAAGTAAGgaagaatgtaaaaaattgCGAAGTCATGTTGAATACTTACAAGAAAAggtgtgtttatgtatatgcgtgtatttCACGACAGAGAAACAACAATTGTTACTACGTTTaatttcctttgtttttttcttattttaagctaaaaaattacgaaacgtCACAGAagtcgaaagaaaacgaaaataatactGAAAATGAAGTGGTATCTATTGAACGttctacaaaaagaaaaggtagaaaaaaggaagctCCATTGCCACCCCAACCTGAAGTCATTGATCTATCAGGTTCAGAATCTAAGTGAGTGTATTGATATCTGATAACTCTTTGAAACATAATACGTTATTACATTGTTATTgatcaaatatttatcattctttAATAGACGCGATGCAAAGCATACAGTAGAACTTCCAGGTAGTgaacaaacagagagaaaaagaacaactcggaaaaagaaattattcataGCGAATGACGAATCTTTGCAAGATATTGATCCTGTTGAGATTGTGAGTAAAATCGTTACATTGAActgtacatttattattattattattattattgttgttgctgttgttgttacAATATATGGCAAatatttatcttcctttctttcctttttctttttctttaggaTTCTACTCCATCAATACCACTTCGTAGTttaagaagtagaagaaagtaAGTTTTTGATACTGTATATAGAAAACCAGTTATGAAATAGAATACTTTTTCGATAACCCTTGAAGAGTAACATAATTAAGTATCATTATTCGAAGATCCCTGTCACTGTGATAAATACTTctcataattaaaataagaggATACACACAAGTTGTTAATAGTGTATATAAATACCGaagtattcataaatattaaagaatgtATTAAGACTGTttgttattgtatatatgttatactATAAGACTATATACAGAGTGagttttttaaatttagacacttaaatatctttaaaacaatacatttttaaaaagaaactttgaaaattgtttCGTTATGAAGGCAGGCGGGGGGCAAACGCGacagaattatttctttataattcgGTGGACGTTTTCGAGATTACTTTAgggtaaattttattttattttactttttttttttttttttttttttacatggaaatcaataatttttataatggcATCTTATTTACAGTAGTAACAACTGATGTACTTTCAAGCCAATTCCTCTGCGTACATTCAATACCGAAGAGACTCGTATGAGATAATGAACgcttgtaaataataaaatttgatttagaTTAACACATCATTTTTTAAGATTGTTACGttgattacaaattttttactcAGTTCCGTGAGTACTATATATAAGCTCTTAAAGTATcggatttttattcttttaacacTCTGTATGTCTATATTTTAGCAGTGccaatttaatgaaaaattaaaacttcACCTCGTATAAACTTATTGTTTTGGAGCTTtctattgtatttttcttttttttttattcttataattacacgttccattttttatatttacttatttttaatagttaggaaagattatatttttatatgatccaatggataataaaaataatatttaaacacaCAAAACGggtttgtaatattttaaataaaaacatacttTATAGAAACATTCTGTATTATTTATGCCAGGAACATTAGTGCAAGGATAAGAGATTAGTCaggatattttatttctttttatttcttacgatGTACACGACTTTTGTTGTTACATTCCcgcaattatattaataatgtttccATAGTTCTGTTATTTTATGCTTGCGccattatattttcattaatattcattatatattatcatacttTCAATGGAGTcaacaacatatatatatttatttatatgtatatatgtatatatttatatagctaTCGGGTGTTGTATGCTCGTGTTTTATGAGTGAATGCACTGTACCGTAAGATAGCTTTATTATACAATTcacattcattttattttattttattttattttattttacttttatcttttatttaattatttttttttctttttttttctttttttcttaaatctgGGGGCTGCCGAAGTACACCTCTCACTTTTTGGCCATTGCAAgattttgtctctttctcttatttttctttcctttcctttataCAGAGATTTAGGGCGTTCGTTCAAAGGACcatcttacattttttaagaaaagttATTAACGGTGATCTGAAGAATTTTGTCTTAATGAACACCCgttaggaaaaaagaaaaaaataacatcagTGTAATTAGTCGAACAAAATCACATATAGAGGATACAATCGatgatttgaagaaaaaaagaaaaaaaaatatgcaaatgTTTCTCACACATTACACGTACATACTACATACATCATAAAACTATCTCTCGATCAGACTTAGGCCAAAATGAATTAGCGATTTCTTAAATTTACACACGCTCGCTCGTCGTTTAACGCCATTAAAGTATGATTTACAAGCAATCCGATTTTATAGATCACAATTTAAACGTTGAGTTCAGAATTAATGATTCCTTGCGAGAACTTTCCTTCCCACgtaacttttctttcatcattcgcaaaaacaaatttttctcttttcccttccaAGCAATcaatgatgattattatttaaaaaaaatagaaaagaaaacgaacgaacaaataatGGAAGAACTCGATGATCCATACTCAACATATAAAACAAGATATACCGACAAACGTATGAACGATTTCAACGATTAATAATCAAACATAATATACTGTGTctgatttttttgttcatcCCATTTTACATTACATacgatcttttataataaattttttccacGTTTTAATTATAGAAGAAAATCGTGAGAAGAACGACAACGAGACaaaacgttttaatatttcacataAAATGCTGCTCTCTCGAAATGCATATTCGTGTCCAATcgaaattagaatttatctATTCTCTTTAAACTTggcaaagaaaatagaaaaaaaaaaaaagaaaaataatttttgtgtaGGCCTTATTGAGGCAGCAAAAACACGAAATGGTGGACGGCACGTAGTGAGATATGTTATCAACGATTTGTctcgtatttcttttcattaaagattttcttcgatcgtgaTTCTTGAAATAAGTCCTTTGGAAAAGTTTTGGAACgcgaaattaaacgaaatacgaGTAAAATGgtacgattattttaataacttatCGTCATAGTCGTTATCATTGCCCGACTTTCATCATCGTGGTGTTTAATCCTCcatttgttaaattttcaaaatttttcaccaacgatagaaataatttaaggatattttttttcgagctTTGCAACGAGAACGTTGTTGTcgataaattatgataatgattttgtcgttgtcatcgtcatcgtcgtcgttgattcgttcgagaggaaaaaaatggtGTCCTTCGGCACACGCACggcagtatatatatacacatatatgtatataatatatatataatatatatgtatataatatatataatttttccatGAAAAATGTTCTTAGATCCTTCGAACCCGatgaagatcgatcgattcgacgatccatctatcttttttctttcatttgcattttcttcttcttttttctttttttttttatttctcagcAGGACAAaggcaaataaaaaagaaaaggaaagaacttCGCACAGTACAGTGCATTTGAATATAATGATTTCTCTTAATTCGATAATAGTTTTTCATTCGTATGCGCGCCGATGAAACAATACCGAccaaattattatcgattaaaccttaatcgatattacaaatcgaaagaacattttttttattatttatttaattatttatttatccttttttttgctttcttctttctttccttttctttttctcttttttttttctttttttcattgccGAACccttatatcgatattatttttaaagttcaacatttaaattacattttcatcTTGACGGATCATCCTAACAATTGACATAATTATGGTGTTAATTATCGTTTTCATACGTTCATCCGCTCATCGTCTGACAgtatatagattatatgtCGGATTATAATAAGGAAGAAGCTTGATCGATAAAGATACTacaaataatttgatttattttcgagGTATGATAGATGTATTAGTCGGAACGCGAGATTGTCCTTGATAATTTcacgtcttttttctttattttattttatttttatctcgattatatcttctttttcacgaaatattttccacaagaaagaacaagtcgatttgtaaagaaaaaaaaaaaaagaaaaagaaaaaaaagaagagaaaaagaaaaacgcttCGTCGGTTCGTTGTCTTCACCGTGTTCGAGGATCGCAATGAGTTTTAATGTGCTGTCGttttaagaagaaaacagaTCAATTGGAAATAAGGGAGaaaaactctttctctctcatacacacacatacgcacagcAGACATACGTATACAATTTTACCCTTACAATCTGTAGAGATAGTcacactcactctctctctctctctctctctctctctctctctctctctctctctctctttcattcactctttttttcgagaatTACAATCACAGAATACAATCAATGTCTCAAGTCGACGATGCTATCGACATATTGATGACGATCGAGTTACGATCCTCGAAAAGAGTCTCGCgttgacttctttttttatttccaatcaTCACAATGTATCATCAATTTTTTACctttcgaataaaaacgaacaagaccgagaaaatcgatcgaagagaaagatcgatatcACGCGTCGTCACacgatctatctatccttaTCTATCCTTGCCACTTCaacgtttatttaataattatcaaacgCGATAACACGCAcgcattatatttatataagagaataataataataataataataataataataataataataataataataataataataaaaacaagaaaacaagaaatacaaaaaaatattatatattgtagcGATAGCAAGGactctctttttaatcaatcacTGGAAAAATGTTCTGACCCTCGTTGAGCATCTCGTCGATCTGCTTCTCCCAGTCCTTATTCCCAATAATGTCGCTTACTAATTCGTTGTTCCTCCTTTCCTGGCCACTTGAGACAAATTCGTAATCCTTCAGCTCGGCTTCCAATTCGAGTTCCCAATCTTCTTCTGCGGAGAGAGTCACAAGGAGCGTTGGTAGCTATTTAGCCATAGGGCCATGGTATTGGACTGTGTTCTCTCGTGTTTTCTGTATCGTATATCGTATATGTGTCTCGTCTGTAATACGTGTCGTATATTACGTACGCGTATGcgtgaaattaattcaacgcgtacgtaagtacatatgttTTTGTATTTGTCATACGTGTGATGTGTTTTTCTGTGTTCTGTGTGTCTGTGTTTAAAAGGGATAGAAACGACGTTGGTATGTGTCTCTGTATAGGTTGGTACGTGTAATGCGGGTTAAGagcagataaaaaaaaaataaacttaaaTCACGAGGATGGAAAACCGAGAAAACCGAAAAAATGGGATCATGACCGCGAATACGAGAATTTTGGGTCGGCGATGATACTTATTAGATGTGCTGTTAAtatactctcttttttgtatacttatttattttatttatttattttgcttttcctcgttttcccttttctttctctttcttttctcttttcctaatGCCTTTTTTCGCCTCTTGCTCGCGAATATTCggaatgttattttatatcaatgcatgaatgatcgaacgatcgagttgatcgatcgatctataaaTAGATTCTacgatcctttttttcatgaaaTGTACAATTCGACTAAAGACCAAACGAGTACGAGCTGGCGCAAATTGCTAATCGTAAATCTCTTTAAtccgagaaatatatatatatatatatatatatatatatatatatgcttttatacaatatacacGTAGTATACGGATCCTCTCTAAATCACTATCACGTAAGCGTATCGATAACCGAAGGAATGATAATACGAAACTCAGTCGATGAAGAGAATACTGTATtccgttttttctcttcctctctttctctctttctctctcttttctttctttctattttctattttctttttccttttttttttgtaatattgaaaaattggCCAAGTCGAACGCTCGCTGCCATTTTTCGATTTCATCGTAATGAGAATATTAACACGatgtataatgatatataataataatactaataataatactaataataataataataataataataataataataataataataataatagtaataatattactaataatataaatgcaattataataacgacgataacaacaataatataataataatcatattaattgtattattaaaacgaGATCGTATCTTTGCCTTCCCTTCCGAAtctgctcttttttcttttttcttcttttttttctcttttccatttcacAAAAACATGATCCTCTACGTACGAGATGGAGACGAATATCtcgacatttattttatttttatcttttctttctctttttaattttttttttcatttttatttatttatttatttattttttttcgataca is a window encoding:
- the LOC127066385 gene encoding kinesin-like protein KIF20A isoform X2; protein product: MNNTLDSIRPSDKTHSREEMSYLFGRDPSILAYGQRPCPSQETKKNLLSAYEIEFDSAENIASLLSDSQSLKTIKVYLRLKPFPRKVKLLPQQEEAYKVINSTTLATKLPCLENNSSFARSKTSEITSRTYTFTQTFGPEITQLELFDQAIKQQMFDFLAGQSCNVMTYGTTNSGKSYTLQGTITSPGIIPRALEFVFSIITPKPIPSYKPVHHCDAIFLNSLERAQELEAKTKLLSFSSVDKNQYINTYKQMQTILQEESPLRPSECSDAHYSVWVSFAEIYNETIYDLLSIDCQKKKVPLKLATDNRGRAFIKGLNTVYVNSGAEAYQVLMAGQYNLKVAATALNARSSRSHCIFTIKLLKYCSENLTDSVDISTFSFCDLAGSERLKKTLNIGDRLKEAQNINTSLLVLGKCLKSIYDGQLSKLKSEPIIGPFRESKLTRLFQRALSGREQIALIVNVNPLPNLYIETQNVLNFAAIAKKIIIEPKIKEQRKANSRFSKIVQKSIQSVTNWDDTVLESADSLNTEAEADILKFSSEEEYEHLLMENKELRKEITDLKNMALTRDFEIRQEMVDTYTTIIKKLENDWKARIRDVEEQQEDTLQWSIKQVEKYYKQKMAQLSSRKRQRSCLSDENDYADQTNVFESEISQLTSKVVSMKDTIQELKKSNQVLSIEKNKIEFELSLTKDDLKHAKCLLDAAQKDLSNGEETEYYIEEIKSQLSSKEEHIKKLKEFLNEAKEEYITITNDARKKEIQIKEQEELMVEYEDKIDELQEQFDRANYCLAEQTKTIEVLEDNNQSMMDKIFELENKLKLLNVKYEVTSCKEEMSEKSENYVTSDSCEDVIIKTELISEDEIQLEEKINNLDTKKEISEEKIMLESEEKGIQTKCEELVSKEDKSCQTITLVTQEVIMQTSILEEFSKEISVQTNDNINYEEREKEYKELKAKCNEVEEEYKQAHIKLGDDLKIIKELQEKITELDINLDAKQKEKYDLEMLMEENIKQQQALQEKLEEFNKKEKDKDDEIIAIQKELKQMIQAKDAEEKSTLSMEKELKETLRALDDTKKVLSYKEQQVENLETRLKSLEQTAKFLEILQKDKEEQQSEREKLRKINDMLKEDLATKEREMEEFKKNRNETLNKYDNLIKSLQEDVDRQKREVMRYQELFCRQTTPTPSKEECKKLRSHVEYLQEKLKNYETSQKSKENENNTENEVVSIERSTKRKGRKKEAPLPPQPEVIDLSGSESK
- the LOC127066385 gene encoding kinesin-like protein KIF20A isoform X1; protein product: MNNTLDSIRPSDKTHSREEMSYLFGRDPSILAYGQRPCPSQETKKNLLSAYEIEFDSAENIASLLSDSQSLKTIKVYLRLKPFPRKVKLLPQQEEAYKVINSTTLATKLPCLENNSSFARSKTSEITSRTYTFTQTFGPEITQLELFDQAIKQQMFDFLAGQSCNVMTYGTTNSGKSYTLQGTITSPGIIPRALEFVFSIITPKPIPSYKPVHHCDAIFLNSLERAQELEAKTKLLSFSSVDKNQYINTYKQMQTILQEESPLRPSECSDAHYSVWVSFAEIYNETIYDLLSIDCQKKKVPLKLATDNRGRAFIKGLNTVYVNSGAEAYQVLMAGQYNLKVAATALNARSSRSHCIFTIKLLKYCSENLTDSVDISTFSFCDLAGSERLKKTLNIGDRLKEAQNINTSLLVLGKCLKSIYDGQLSKLKSEPIIGPFRESKLTRLFQRALSGREQIALIVNVNPLPNLYIETQNVLNFAAIAKKIIIEPKIKEQRKANSRFSKIVQKSIQSVTNWDDTVLESADSLNTEAEADILKFSSEEEYEHLLMENKELRKEITDLKNMALTRDFEIRQEMVDTYTTIIKKLENDWKARIRDVEEQQEDTLQWSIKQVEKYYKQKMAQLSSRKRQRSCLSDENDYADQTNVFESEISQLTSKVVSMKDTIQELKKSNQVLSIEKNKIEFELSLTKDDLKHAKCLLDAAQKDLSNGEETEYYIEEIKSQLSSKEEHIKKLKEFLNEAKEEYITITNDARKKEIQIKEQEELMVEYEDKIDELQEQFDRANYCLAEQTKTIEVLEDNNQSMMDKIFELENKLKLLNVKYEVTSCKEEMSEKSENYVTSDSCEDVIIKTELISEDEIQLEEKINNLDTKKEISEEKIMLESEEKGIQTKCEELVSKEDKSCQTITLVTQEVIMQTSILEEFSKEISVQTNDNINYEEREKEYKELKAKCNEVEEEYKQAHIKLGDDLKIIKELQEKITELDINLDAKQKEKYDLEMLMEENIKQQQALQEKLEEFNKKEKDKDDEIIAIQKELKQMIQAKDAEEKSTLSMEKELKETLRALDDTKKVLSYKEQQVENLETRLKSLEQTAKFLEILQKDKEEQQSEREKLRKINDMLKEDLATKEREMEEFKKNRNETLNKYDNLIKSLQEDVDRQKREVMRYQELFCRQTTPTPSKEECKKLRSHVEYLQEKLKNYETSQKSKENENNTENEVVSIERSTKRKGRKKEAPLPPQPEVIDLSGSESKRDAKHTVELPGSEQTERKRTTRKKKLFIANDESLQDIDPVEIDSTPSIPLRSLRSRRNSNN